The following coding sequences are from one Alosa alosa isolate M-15738 ecotype Scorff River chromosome 13, AALO_Geno_1.1, whole genome shotgun sequence window:
- the lingo4b gene encoding leucine-rich repeat and immunoglobulin-like domain-containing nogo receptor-interacting protein 4b → MFGEPVAHLWVWGVLLLLWCASVSAADVVPWPCPQRCDCSPETQEVNCSRKYLTAVPEGFAADTKRLDLSSNRLKTLSRRQFSGLSKLQELDLSNNVLSMMEVEAFQGLQSLRMLKIRSNRLKIIPVGVFTGLSNLRSLDLSENEILVFLDYTFRDMASLQQLNAGENDLVFISQRAFVGLQGLQELNVDRSNLTSVPSEALSQLGGLVKLRLRRLTISALPNNAFRRLHQLRSLKILHWPSLDTVGSNSLLGLNLTTLAITNCNLSAVPYAAMRHLIYLRYLDLSYNPITTILSNQLGDLLRLQELHLVGGGLLRIEPAAFRGLPHFRLLNVSSNRLTTLEESAFHSVGNLQILRLDRNPLACDCRLLWVARRRLRLDFDGRQPVCAAPERARGRRISDFSEGELPVVFTCRQAYIPDRRPQEVLAEEGTTALFDCKAEGYPLPSITWLSTQQTMLTSMGRIRVLANGSLEVRYAQVQDSGTYMCLATNAAGNDSIFVKLQVQGFPRNRTAPYYPEGGWSTTPYPPSTNTSAQVTNPYPFDAKTLVIATTMGFLSFLSSVAICFVFMFFWSQSKGQIKHTATIDFVPRSSMGGGGDGDTGRFTMKLI, encoded by the coding sequence ATGTTTGGGGAGCCTGTTGCCCACctgtgggtgtggggtgtgcTGCTCCTCCTGTGGTGCGCCAGCGTGTCGGCCGCAGACGTCGTCCCGTGGCCCTGCCCTCAGCGCTGTGACTGCAGCCCGGAGACGCAGGAGGTGAACTGCTCCCGGAAGTATCTGACGGCCGTGCCCGAGGGCTTCGCGGCCGACACAAAGCGCCTGGATCTGTCGTCCAACCGGCTGAAGACGCTGAGCCGCCGGCAGTTCTCCGGCCTCTCCAAGCTCCAGGAGCTGGACCTGAGCAACAACGTGCTCTCCATGATGGAGGTGGAGGCCTTCCAGGGGCTGCAGAGCCTCCGCATGCTCAAGATCCGTAGCAACCGGCTCAAGATCATCCCTGTAGGCGTCTTCACGGGGCTGTCCAACCTGCGCAGCCTGGACCTCAGCGAGAACGAGATCCTGGTTTTCCTGGACTACACCTTCCGCGACATGGCCAGCCTGCAGCAGCTGAACGCGGGCGAGAACGACCTGGTGTTCATCTCGCAGCGCGCCTTCGTGGGCCTCCAGGGCCTGCAGGAGCTCAACGTGGACCGCAGCAACTTGACGTCCGTGCCCAGCGAGGCGCTGTCGCAACTGGGCGGGCTGGTCAAGCTGCGCTTGCGCCGGCTGACCATCAGCGCACTGCCCAACAATGCCTTCCGTAGGCTGCACCAGCTGCGCAGCCTCAAGATCCTGCACTGGCCCTCGCTGGACACTGTGGGCAGCAACAGCCTGCTGGGCCTCAACCTCACCACACTGGCCATCACCAACTGCAACCTGAGCGCCGTGCCGTATGCCGCCATGAGGCACCTGATCTACCTGCGCTACCTGGACCTCTCCTACAaccccatcaccaccatccTGAGCAACCAGCTCGGGGACCTACTGAGGCTGCAGGAGCTGCACCTGGTCGGTGGCGGCCTGTTGCGGATCGAGCCGGCGGCGTTCCGGGGGCTGCCGCACTTCCGGCTGCTCAACGTGTCATCCAACCGGCTGACCACGCTGGAGGAGAGCGCCTTCCACTCGGTGGGCAACCTGCAGATCCTGCGCCTGGACCGCAACCCACTGGCGTGCGACTGCCGCCTGCTGTGGGTGGCGCGCCGGCGCCTGCGGCTGGACTTCGATGGGCGCCAGCCCGTGTGCGCCGCGCCCGAACGTGCCCGCGGCCGCCGCATCAGCGACTTCTCCGAGGGCGAGTTGCCGGTGGTGTTCACCTGCCGACAGGCCTACATCCCCGACCGCCGGCCCCAGGAGGTGCTGGCCGAGGAGGGCACCACGGCGCTGTTCGACTGCAAGGCCGAGGGCTATCCGCTGCCCAGCATCACCTGGCTGTCCACGCAGCAGACCATGCTCACGTCCATGGGCCGTATCCGCGTGCTGGCCAACGGCTCCCTGGAGGTGCGCTACGCCCAGGTGCAGGACAGCGGCACCTACATGTGCCTGGCCACCAACGCCGCCGGCAACGACAGCATCTTCGTCAAGCTCCAGGTGCAGGGCTTCCCGCGCAACCGCACGGCGCCCTACTACCCCGAGGGCGGCTGGAGCACCACACCGTACCCGCCCTCCACCAACACCTCCGCACAGGTGACGAACCCGTACCCCTTCGACGCCAAGACGCTGGTCATCGCCACCACCATGGGCTTCCTGTCCTTCCTGAGCTCGGTGGCCATCTGCTTCGTGTTCATGTTCTTCTGGAGCCAGAGCAAGGGCCAGATCAAACACACGGCCACCATCGACTTTGTGCCGCGGTCCTCCATGGGCGGTGGCGGGGACGGGGACACGGGGAGGTTCACTATGAAGCTCATCTGA